Part of the Lotus japonicus ecotype B-129 chromosome 6, LjGifu_v1.2 genome, CTTCTCCGCCGCTTCAGGTAGACCCGCTGGTTCTGCCGGAGTCTCACCTTTCTTCGAGTTTGGTACCTGTGGTTGGGGGTGCGGAAGTTGCAAGTTCTTCACTTGAGGAGGGGCCTTAAGCAGAGGTTCCAGTTCAGCAACCTCGCCGGCGGGGGCGTCCTAAAAAGTTTCCCCCTTGTCAGAGACCTATTGTTCTGCCTCCGGTTCTTGAGGAGGTTCAGGAGGATCTTTTCACCTCTACACCCTTGGCGTCGGAGGCTCCAGATCAAGCTAGTGGAGGGCGTTACTTCACGCGATCGAAAAAGACCTGGCTTATTGGTAAAGTCTTGGGGCTAGAGTTTGAGGGGAATGACATTGATGCTATTCGAGGTCTGGAAAAGGTATACGAGGAACACTTTATgtcttgatttattttttttctataggGTTATGCTTGTATAGTCTTAGGGTCTTCTTTTTGGCTTGTATCCCTTGGCTTGGTCTGTTTTGCTTTTTTTATTATCTGTCAAACTGCCTCGTTTTTATTGGGGTTGTACTCTCTCCTTAAGGGTTTTGTCCTTAAGggttttttgtggataataatatataatcctttatatttcaaaaaaaaaataagttataaTATTGTTAAACAGAATTAATGGAAAAGAGCAAATTGGTGACGTGTCAACTCCTAATGCATTCTGTCTCACGTGTCGATACAAGGTTAATTCTCACATTTCTTTTTCCACGTGTAATTCCATTAGATAACTTCTCTTTTATTGTGAgtcttttattttacttttagagtattaatgaatttttatggtatttttattgaattttcgtatttatatttaattccggattttatgagtttttattataatttgctagattctgatagtttttatctatctttaattagtactttcttaaattttagatttgattaggatttatgttgtttatttcttgattttgtcttaatttatcttattatttatttaatgttaattccaGGAAAAATGTGTGGatctggtgctgagggtccacaaagctaccatggacacgcagagatttgatggcTGTTATTTCTACCTCTACAACGTGTCGCGATCGGGACAGATGTCTGCCATAAGATGATGTTGCGCGAAGCACTAGAATTTATGCTTTAAAAgtgattatattaaatattaaaataaataaaatccaacGCGATCATGCTCCATTTATAAGAGATTCACGTCAAGGAAAAAGCAAAAAGATATTCAATGGGTAAATATAATAAAGAAAGAGTAATTCTTGCCGCAACCCTCGAGAGTGTTGAGCAAGTCAACAACTACATGTAGTCAAAGCTTCCTGGTGTCGAGAGAGAGTATTTGAGCTATGATAACCCATGCAGATCGGATTAGGATTATGAGGTTAACGCAGAATGGTTCACCTCTGAGTTTTTAAACTCCAGTGCTTGGGAATTCCAAACCACATACTAATATTGAAAGTTGGAGCTCCGATCATGCTTCTTCGAAACATAGACCAAGCGGCTGGTTTGTGTAATGGGACCCGGTTGACAGTCACTCATCTTACtcaatatataattgttgcaaCTATTTTATCAGGGATTAGGCCGGGTAAAACAGAGTACATTCCAAGGATAACTTTAACGTCTTCTGACTCTGGTCTTCGCAAATTATTGAAATTGAAgccatgaaaaaaaaaacagaagcacCCTCTTTtgccatattttatttaaaaaacacCAAAATTAACTTGAATGTTGATACACAACTATAAGAATTCGGTCAAATAAGGGTGTGTTTGGGTTCAAGTCGTGATCAACTTGAAAGCACATTCAACCCAACATAAGTAAGAAGTTTCTATCACATTTACTAAATTGAAATTTGTGCTTTTCTGCTATTGTTTATTAGACACCGTAAAACCAtcctcttatatgttttagagAATTTGAGATTTCTTTAACCAATCTTCTTATTAGTTAATCAGTCGTTTGCTTCGCATTTCAAACACTTATATTCCATCTGtctaatatatttaaaaaaaacgtattgattgatgtatcaaatacgacAAATTCGTCCCCTTATATGTTTTGTAGAATTTGAGATTTCGTTaaccaatctttttattagttaatcaaTCGTTTACTttgcatttcagactcttatatttcatctttgtttattatattttaaaaaatcaacgtATTTATTTACATATAAAATACGACAGACATATTCcctgtgcatcgcacgggtaaaaaaacactagtatcaacatatatataagtatacctttatattattcattatattaattactaattataatttttttatatatatttaaaaatgaaaaaatattatcatttaaattttaattattaatcacttGGGAAAAAATTAAAAGGAATTATGTTAGTAAAAACTAATAGTGAAATTGACTCACTTCACatgataaaataattaattagatattaataaattttatattattcattatattaattactaattttaaaattcatcatttttcataatatataaataaaaataaattactatTTAAATTTTAGTTAATAATCACAACTTGGCAAAAATTTAAGTACCAAACAAATAACAATatgtaaaattgaaattgactCACATTAATAAATGTATTTATTAcctattaaaaatatttaattttagtcattattttagatattaagattcaaattaaaaataacaaattgggaaaaatattttcaaaaaaaaaaaaaacacaaatttgcaaaacaatttaaaaaatgatgataataataactaaaaatgaaattgaCTTATCATTTTTGAAGATGAAATTGACTTATCTtacaaaaaatattatttaattattaataaaattttatattattcatcatattaaTTACTTActgtaaaaaattattttcttatatttaaattaaatattaatactattttaatttcattatgtATCACAACTTTAGTAAAGTCTTAAagaataataatagtaataataataataataataataataatagttaatTTACTTAATTTTTACATTCATACCAATATTAATTAGTAGTtgataatatataatatttatgactaattgtaaattttttatttataatgtattaatattaaaattattttcatcttaattattaatcacaaatttaggaatttttaaaaagtaataaattatttactatgtttttatatatatataatttattaagtATTAAAGTTAGAATAATTGTTTTGCAAATACTTAatacattttttatatataacataaaataataatgtatTAAGTATTACACTTGTTGTTGTGTTACCTTACTAAAAAATATGCAGTCTCGCCAAatattatctattatttttacATTGCAATTCCTTGCATTTGATGCTTATGAATCAATGATCTGTGGCAATCCACCCAAGGCCATTACCGTGAACCAATCAGGCAAAGGAGATTTCAGAACAATTCAAAATGCCATTGATTTTGTTCCTGCAGGAAATTCTCAATGGATTCACATCAAAATTTCTTCTGGTGTTTACAGGTAATATATTTGCTTTCAGTATATCAGAAATAATCACAATAACAAAATTTACTATTAAACTTTGATATATTTTTCTAGAAAATTAATCTCTTtgcaaaataatttatatagGTGAGCTAAAttgaatttataaataaaaaatgttaatacttatattgaaaaaaaaaatgtgactaACATTTCCAGTTTTTGTCAACACAGACTAATGTGAAGTGTTTTCTATCTAGCATATATTTTTCGCGTATTATTTTTCTTAGAGTTAAGAGTCTAATAAAATAAGCATGATGTGCACTTGGTGTAATCCAGAGAGCAAATTGAAATTCCCATGAACAAATCATGTATTTATCTTGAAGGAGGTGGTAGCGGCTCGACAAGTATCGAATGGAGTACACATGAAGGTGCTACTTTCTATTCAAATGCAAATAATACAGTAGCAAAGGGCATTACTTTCAAGGTAATTGAACTAGTCATCTAGATCTATGTTAGAAAGATATTTGTTTCATTTGttttataattataaaattaaataataactttttattatataattagaATATATTAAACCGCCCTGTAATATTAGAGGAGGAGAAAAACAAGATTACACAAGCTGTGGCAGCTCGGGTCCATGCAGACAAATGTGCTTTCTTTAATTGTGCTTTTCTAGGGGTGCAAGATACCTTATATGATGAATATGGTCGCCATTACTACCATAATTGCTACATTCAAGGTGGAGTTGATTTCATATTCGGGAATGGTCAATCAATTTTTGaggtaattaaaataaataaaaactcattcaTATTCCTCTATTGATATTCTTTAGTCCTACAAGTAATTCACTAGTAGCATTTCACAATTGGTCATGATCATATATTATAGGCAAgtacaatatttttttcaatggGGAAGTTTGGTCCCAAAATGGATGGAGTTATCACAGCACATGAAAGGGATTCACCAAATGATCCAAGTGGGTTTGTGTTTAAAAATTGTATCATAAACGG contains:
- the LOC130725303 gene encoding probable pectinesterase 55, yielding MQSRQILSIIFTLQFLAFDAYESMICGNPPKAITVNQSGKGDFRTIQNAIDFVPAGNSQWIHIKISSGVYREQIEIPMNKSCIYLEGGGSGSTSIEWSTHEGATFYSNANNTVAKGITFKNILNRPVILEEEKNKITQAVAARVHADKCAFFNCAFLGVQDTLYDEYGRHYYHNCYIQGGVDFIFGNGQSIFEASTIFFSMGKFGPKMDGVITAHERDSPNDPSGFVFKNCIINGTGGKAELGRAMAAYSRVIIANSFLTNVVRPGGWSSRKYAGHE